Proteins found in one Quercus robur chromosome 2, dhQueRobu3.1, whole genome shotgun sequence genomic segment:
- the LOC126706802 gene encoding uncharacterized protein LOC126706802, whose translation MERKFMEMAEVDWNNQRSKRMIEEQAKEELEILESQHPNRFEYLKLELKSFIFHIQSQSQLPLPENYSSSSFPTSSIATTQESTSNRKRKVGDCLCVLMEDGNESPKKKLQMGTTNIMGNMKGITTNRKTKKKERVDEVLERAQACLQKIQHLKASLLFCC comes from the exons atggaaagaAAGTTTATGGAAATGGCGGAGGTGGATTGGAATAATCAAAGGAGTAAAAGGATGATAGAAGAACAGGCAAAGGAGGAGTTGGAAATACTAGAAAGCCAACATCCCAACCGTTTTGAGTACCTGAAGCTTGAGCTCAAGTCCTTCATCTTTCACATTCAATCCCAGAGCCAACTTCCACTTCCTGAGAACTACAGCTCCAGCTCCTTTCCCACCTCTTCTATTGCTACCACTCAAG aATCAACCAGTAATAGGAAGAGGAAGGTAGGTGATTGTCTTTGTGTATTAATGGAGGATGGAAATGAATCACCCAAGAAGAAATTGCAAATGGGTACTACTAACATTATGGGAAACATGAAGGGGATCACTACTAATAGGAAGACCAAGAAGAAGGAAAGGGTCGATGAGGTTCTTGAGAGGGCTCAAGCATGTCTCCAAAAAATTCAGCACTTAAAAGCCTCTTTATTATTCTGCTGCTGA